One genomic segment of Bradyrhizobium prioriisuperbiae includes these proteins:
- a CDS encoding SCO family protein, giving the protein MNSSRPPVGGSFQLTDHHGRAVTEASYHGRFALLFFGFTHCRVVCPRALTKLSGVLNALGPLADRVQPLYITVDPERDTPDVMRTFLGTYPRFTGLTGSREQIDAVKQAFRVFAERAVDPDDKNGYAVPHTAITYLLGPDGELVAHFTDALTAEDLRVRLQGHLDPATLP; this is encoded by the coding sequence ATGAACTCGTCCCGTCCGCCGGTGGGGGGATCGTTCCAACTGACCGATCATCATGGCCGCGCCGTCACTGAAGCCAGCTACCACGGCCGCTTTGCGCTGCTGTTTTTTGGTTTCACCCATTGTCGCGTGGTTTGCCCGCGGGCGCTGACCAAACTGTCCGGTGTGCTCAATGCGCTTGGACCGTTGGCGGATCGCGTCCAGCCGCTCTACATCACGGTCGATCCGGAGCGTGACACGCCGGACGTGATGCGGACGTTTCTTGGGACATATCCGCGCTTCACCGGCCTGACCGGATCGCGAGAGCAGATCGATGCGGTCAAGCAGGCCTTCCGTGTGTTTGCGGAGCGCGCGGTCGATCCCGACGACAAGAATGGCTATGCGGTGCCGCATACCGCCATCACCTATCTGCTCGGCCCCGACGGCGAACTGGTGGCGCATTTCACTGATGCTTTGACGGCGGAAGATCTTCGCGTGCGGCTGCAAGGTCATCTGGATCCGGCAACGCTGCCCTGA
- the mmsB gene encoding multiple monosaccharide ABC transporter permease translates to MSDKTVALPEAGKHAGFLKNNLREYGMLLSLLAIMAFFQVVTDGTLLRPLNLTNLVLQNSYIVIMALGMLLVIVTGHIDLSVGSVAGFVGAIAAVLMVRYGVHFIPATIICLALGALIGAAQGYWVAYFKIPSFIVTLAGMLVFKGLALAVLQGQSVGPFSPTFQKLSSGFIPELFPDAGALYPTSLLIGAALALALVYVSVTTRNRRASHGVEVEPFGFFALKNAILFGVIVYFTYLIASHRGLPNVLVIMIALIALYGFVTARTTIGRQIYAVGGNEKAAKLSGIKTERLTFLTFVNMGVLAALAGLVFAARLNTATPKAGLGFELDVIAACFIGGASAYGGVGRVAGAVIGALIMGVMNNGMSILGIGIDYQQVIKGLVLLGAVCLDVYNQRR, encoded by the coding sequence ATGAGCGACAAGACTGTGGCGCTTCCCGAAGCGGGCAAGCATGCGGGCTTCCTCAAGAACAACTTGCGCGAATACGGCATGCTGCTGTCGCTGCTGGCGATCATGGCATTCTTTCAGGTCGTGACCGACGGAACGCTGCTGCGTCCGCTCAACCTCACCAACCTGGTGCTGCAAAACAGCTACATCGTGATCATGGCGCTCGGCATGCTGCTGGTGATCGTCACCGGGCATATCGATCTGTCGGTCGGCTCTGTCGCGGGCTTTGTCGGCGCCATCGCCGCGGTGCTGATGGTGCGATATGGCGTGCATTTCATTCCGGCCACCATTATCTGTCTTGCGCTCGGCGCATTGATAGGCGCCGCGCAGGGCTATTGGGTGGCCTATTTCAAGATTCCGTCCTTCATCGTCACGCTGGCCGGTATGCTGGTGTTCAAGGGGCTGGCGCTCGCGGTGCTGCAGGGCCAATCGGTCGGCCCATTCTCGCCGACCTTCCAGAAATTGTCGTCCGGCTTCATTCCCGAGCTGTTCCCCGATGCCGGCGCGCTCTATCCGACGTCGCTGCTGATCGGCGCGGCGCTGGCGCTCGCCCTGGTCTATGTCAGCGTCACCACCCGCAACCGGCGCGCAAGCCATGGGGTCGAGGTCGAGCCGTTCGGCTTCTTTGCGCTAAAGAACGCGATTCTGTTCGGCGTGATCGTCTATTTCACCTACCTGATTGCGTCGCATCGCGGCCTGCCGAACGTGCTGGTGATCATGATCGCGCTGATCGCGCTGTATGGCTTCGTCACCGCCCGCACCACCATCGGCCGGCAGATCTACGCCGTCGGCGGCAATGAGAAAGCCGCCAAGCTCTCCGGCATCAAGACCGAGCGGCTGACTTTTCTCACTTTTGTCAACATGGGCGTGCTGGCGGCCCTTGCCGGTCTTGTCTTTGCCGCGCGACTCAACACCGCGACGCCCAAGGCAGGCCTCGGTTTCGAGCTCGATGTCATCGCCGCCTGCTTCATCGGCGGCGCCTCGGCTTATGGTGGCGTCGGGCGGGTGGCGGGTGCCGTGATCGGCGCGCTGATCATGGGGGTGATGAACAACGGCATGTCGATTCTCGGCATCGGCATCGATTACCAGCAGGTGATCAAGGGCCTGGTGCTGCTCGGCGCAGTCTGCCTCGACGTCTATAATCAGCGGCGCTGA